In Sphingobacterium sp. R2, the genomic stretch TATAACCGCTCCAGACGCTTCTGCACCTTTTTGATAAGCATTTGCAATGGCGAAATTGAAAGACTCCCGATTTGGGTGTCCATTGATGATGAGTATTTTTTTGTTCATGACCTTGTATTATAGCACAAAAATAGTCATACGAATACCGTTGTTATAGGACAAATGTCTAAAAAGAAATTTCGCTGCGAATACGACTTAAATGGCGTTGTGTAATGCCTAAATAAGAAGCAAGATATTGTAAAGGAAGTTGTTGGATAAATTCAGGATGATCTTTAAGTAAATTGGCATAACGTTGTGATGCGGTTTCTTTTTGCAGTTGAAACACACGTTTTTCGAGCTCAAGATATTGTTCTTCAGCAATCATTTTAAGGTACGTTGTCCATTTTAGGTTGTTTGTAGCAAGTTTGTTAATGATATTTTTTTTGATCACCCATAGTTCAACAGGCGTAATCGCTTGCATGCTCTCTATACTTGGTCCGCCCGTAATGAACGAGGAGTAGGCCGCTATCCAAGTATTCGGAAAGCGGAAACAATACGTAATATCCTCTTTATTGACGCTACTATAAAAGGATCGGAAAATCCCTGACTGTATGAATGCAACCTCATGACAGCGCTGATTTTCTTTGATGAAAAAGTCATTTTTATTCAACTTTTTGTATTCGAAAAGATCGACAATTTGATTGATCTCTTCTTCCTCAAAGAGACCAATAGAGCGGAAATATGTTGCTATCATGGATTTCAAACTTAGCGAAATTACTGTC encodes the following:
- a CDS encoding Crp/Fnr family transcriptional regulator — protein: MIATYFRSIGLFEEEEINQIVDLFEYKKLNKNDFFIKENQRCHEVAFIQSGIFRSFYSSVNKEDITYCFRFPNTWIAAYSSFITGGPSIESMQAITPVELWVIKKNIINKLATNNLKWTTYLKMIAEEQYLELEKRVFQLQKETASQRYANLLKDHPEFIQQLPLQYLASYLGITQRHLSRIRSEISF